AGAGATATGAAGATTCGTCAGGCCGCAATCGGCTCCGCGATCGCTCTGATCGCCGCTTCGGCGACCAACGCCGCCCCGATGTACAACACGATTCAGACCGCGCCCTCCGGCGAGCAGAATGTTTCGAGCATCCTCGGCATCCTCTTCGGCGGCACGTGGAGCGCCGTCGGCGGCCCGGGCTCACTCAACCTCGGCAACGGCTCGATCACAGCCCAGCGAATCGCCGACGGAAACGTGGGCGGACCGATGAGCCTCACGGCCTCGGTAGGCTCCCTCAATACCTCGGACGGCCAGATCTGGTCCGGTTCGCAGGTCGCCTTCGAAGTCAAAGCCAAGTACGCAGGCGACAACTCCGTCTTCGGCTGGCGCGACGACACCAACGGCGGCGTCTTTTCTCAGGTCACCAACACCGGCAGCATCGGCAATAGTGGCGACTTCACCGTCAGCTCGAGCTTCCGTTGGGTGCTGCAGGACCTGACCACCGGCAAGGAATTCACCAGCCGCGTCAGCGACAACCTCGACGCGTCGGGCGGTGCTCACGGCCAGTTGGTCACGTACCGCCTCATCGGCGAGGGCTTTTCGACGCCCACCTGGGCGCTCTTCTGGGAAGACCGGATCTCTCCCGGCGCGGACTACGACTACAACGACTCGGTCATCGTGATTTCCGCGATGATCCCCGCGCCCGGCTCGTTCGCGACCGGCGCCATGGGTCTGCTTCTTGCCGCCCGCCGGCGTCGGCGATAAGTGTCCGGATCAGAGAGCCTTCCCCCGTCTCAGTTCTTTCCAATGCCCCGACCCCGGGCGGTGCGGACGAAGTTCCGCGCCGCCTCTTTTCATCGACGCGTGCGATCCGGCACACCCACAACGCGGCCGACGCCCACTACACTCTGGCCGCATGCACATCCCCGAGTTTCTGACATCGCAATTGCTCATCTCCGTGCTCGTGCTGCTCGTGGTCTTCCATGTCATTTTGGGCGGCGCCGGCATGTGCATCTATCTCGAGCGCAAGATCTCCGCGTACATCCAGGACCGCATCGGCCCCAACCGCGTGGGCTTTGACTTCGGTCTTCCGTTCCTCGCGTTTCTGAAGGGCATGTGGGGGCTTGGCCAATTCCTTGCCGACGGCCTCAAGCTCTTCCTGAAGGAAGACTACACCCCCGCGCGCGCCGACAAGATGCTCTTCGCTCTCGCGCCGGCGCTCGTCGTGATTCCCCCGCTCGTCACGTTCGCGATCATTCCGTGGGGCGGCGAATGGATGGCGCCCGCGCTGCCCGTTCCATTCTTCGGTTGGCTCCCCTCCACCACCGTTCTCGTCGCGGGGGCCAACATCAGCGTCGGTCTCGTCTACGTCTTTGCCGCGGCATCCCTCGGCGTTTACGGCATCACGCTCGGCGGCTGGGCCGCGAACAACAAGTACTCGTTCTTCGGCGGCCTCCGCGCCACAGCGCAGATGATTTCGTACGAAATCCCGATGGGGCTTTCTCTGCTTGCGGTGCTCCTCACGGTCGGCAGCCTGATCCCCGAGCAGATCATCCGCTACCAGTTTCAGAATGGCTGGCTCATTCTCAGCCAGCCGATCGCCGCAGCACTCTTTTACATCACCGCGCTCGCCGAGGGAAATCGCGCCCCGTTCGACAACGCAGAATGTGAGCAGGAACTCGTCGGCGGCTTCCACACCGAGTTTTCCTCGATGCGTTTCGCGCTCTACCCGCTCGCCGAATACGCGCACCTCATCACCGGGAGCGCGCTCTTTGCGATGATCTTCCTCGGCGGATATCACCTGCCGCTCGGTTTCCTCGGCCGCGATCACTGGTTTAGCCCTGAAAACACGACCACGATCGGCATGATCGCCAAGATCGCCGTCTTCGCGACCAAGACCTTCCTGCTCATTTGTTTCGGCATGCTCATCCGGTGGACGATTCCCCGCCTGCGCTACGACCAGGTCATGACCTCGGCGTGGCAGGGCGCGATCCCGATTTCTCTGCTCGTGGTCATCGTCACCAGCGTGATGGTCTACTTTGGCCAGACATCTCTGCTCGCCCTCCTCGGCGCAAACGTCGTCATGTTCTTTGTCATCCTGATCGCACTGCCGCTGATGCCGCGCACGGCGAGCAACGTCCGCATCCCGCTTTACGGTTCGCGCTACAGCCCGATGGAAGGCGAAACCGTAATTACCGGCCCGACGGATCCCACGGCGCGCGAAGATCGCCCGGTGCAAGCAGCCGCCGGGGCATAGACCCGCGTCACGCTCGCAACCGCTCGACCGATTACGATTCCCCGTGATCGGCGTTCCCATCCAACTCGGCCCTTTGCGCCTCGCGAGCAATCTGCTCCTGGCGCCCATCGCCGGATACTGCGATCTTGCGTTCCGCACCATCGTGCGCGAATGGTCCACGCATCCGGCTGGAGTCGGCGCGGGCGTCGGGCTCGCGTGCACCGATCTCCTCAGCCCGCAGGGTCTTCTCCGCGGCACCGCTACGAGCCTCGATCTCGCCGCCACCAACAACTTCGACAAACCCGTAGGAATGCAGCTCTACGGCAGCGATCCCGAGATCATGGCGCAGGGCGCGCGCTGGGCGGTCGAGCACGGCGCGACGCTCATCGATATCAACATGGGCTGCCCGGTCGACAAGGTGACAAAGAAGGACGGGGGCAGCAAGCTCCTGACCGACCTGGCTCGAGCCGTCGCAATCGCAGCCCGAGTCGTCAAGGAACTTGAAGCATGCTCGCTTTCCACGGATGAATGGTTGCGTCGCCTCGGCAATTCTTCTCTTCAAGTGCCTAATGCCAAGTGCCCAGTGCCTCTTACGTGCAAGATCCGTCTTTGCTGGAGCGACGCTGACTATCACGCGGGCAACGCGTGCTCCCCCCATTTGGCCCGAATGCTCGCCGATGTCGGCGTCGTTGGCGTCACAGTGCATGGGCGCACAACCGAAATGAAGTTCTCCGGAGAGGTGCAGCTCGCCGGCATCGCGCGCGTCGTCGAATCAGTGAACGGGCGCATTCCGATCATCGGTAACGGCGATGTCGTTGAGCCCGAGCACGCGACGCGCATGATCCGCGAAACAGGCTGCGCCGGCGTCATGATCGGGCGCGGCGCTCTCAGCACGCCCTGGCTCTTCCGTGATGCCTGGGCGCTCCAGATTTCCGGTGCAATTCCTGAAGAGCCCTCCAAAGAAGAGATCATCGAAACCGTCCGCCGCTACCTGCAACTGATGGTCCAAACCCGGGGTGAGCACTACGCCATGGTCCAGATCCGGCGCCGAATGACCTGGTTCGCCAAGCGGCTTCACACCATCGACGAGCGAGGCCGAATTGTCGGCGTTCGACCCCTGAAAGAGGCTGTCAGAATCGCTCAAAGCCCGCAGGAAGTCAACGACCGGCTGGATGAGTTTCTGGCTGGCGGGCTTCGGAGCAGGATGCCGGCGTCGGAGACAGCGGACGCGTAGCCGTCCGAAAATCATTCGACCGCCCCTCACAGATCGCAAACACGATCGCTATGCTTTGTCCTGCTCAAACTCGGTTCTTTTCTGAACCGATTGCCTCGCCTCGCCGCTGAATAAGACCAAAGCCTCGACGGGAGCTTCCTATGCCTTTCAATCGAATCATCGTTGCTGTTTCGGGCTTGAGCCTTGCCTGCACCGCGTGGGCGCAGCCCGCGGCAACTCCGCAAACAGCGCCTTCTTCCGAGTCACCCGCCGGGGATCGCCTTCCTCCAAGGCCCGGCCAACTCCCGCCTGCGGCACCGCAGCCCGTTGGTCCATGCGGCCGCTTCACTCCCGACGAGAAGAGCTTCAACTTCGGAAAGATTCTTTCCTCGAACTCCGTCGAGCACACGTTCAAGTTCAAGAACACCGGCGACGCGAACCTGATCATCACGAGCGCGTCCGGCTCTTGCCATTGCACCGTGCCCCAACTCTCGAAAATGGAGTACGCGCCCGGCGAAACCGGCGAGATCCGCGTCATCTTCGACCCGAAGGGAAAAGCCGCCGGCCCGGTGACCCAGCGCGTCACCGTCGTTTCGAACGATCCGACCGCGCCGACTGCGTCGCTTTCCATCGAAGCGGACGTGCAGCCCATCGTCACAATCGAGCCGCGCCTCGTGGCGTTCAACCAGGTCGCGAAGGGTGAATCGCGCACGGTCGATCTCGTCGTGACCGGCAGGATCGAGAATTTCGCCGTGACCGACATCAAGTTCGATGGCCAGGGCGAAGAGATCACGACCGAAATCGGCAAGGCCGAACCCGCCGAAATGAATGGCGAGAAGTTCTACAGGATTCCCGTCAAAGTCATCTATCCGCCAGCAAAGAAGATCGAGCGATTCAACCGCAACATGATCGTGACGACCAACGACTCGCGCGAGAAGGAAATCCGCATTCCCGTTCTTGGCGAAGTCATCGGCGACATCGACACCAAGCCCCAGCGCGTGACGATGGGCCTGGTGGCTCGCTCGGCCGAGTTCAGCAACACGGCCACCATCGCCAGCCGCTCGAACAAGCCGTTCAAAATCAAGGGCATCAAGCAGATTGATGCGCCTCCGGGCCGCAACGATCCGCAACTGAAGTTTGATATTCAGCCCGCCAAAGCCGGCGCCGGCGGCGATTCCAACTCCTACACCATCGCCATCTCGGGCGAGGCCCCGAAGGACATGTACCGCGGCGTGATCGACTTCGATGTTCTCACCGACGTGCCCGGCGAAGAAGCCGTGCGCATGGGTGTCTACGTTGTCGTCCGCTGATCAAGGTTCGCCGGCAAGGAGCGCCGCGATGATCACCCTGCTCTGTCGCATCTTCGCGATCATCGGTCTTGGTGTCACGATCGGTGCCGCAGACTCTTGGCTGCGCCCCGCCGTCATTTCGCTCAAGCCAAACGCAATCCCGGTTCCGGCACGAGGTACCGAGACGTCGGCGCCCATCAAGAGCGCTGAAGAACCGATCTCGCCGAGGGAAACCGCGCCAAGCGAATCCGATGAGATGATGATCGATGCAATGCGCGCCAAGGAGATGTTCGACTCCGGCGTCGTCTTCCTCGATGCCCGCATCGAAAGCGCGTACAAAGAAGAGCACGTCGCCCAGGCCTTCTGGCTCAATTCAAAGAACTTCGGCACGCCCGCCGCGGCAGACGCGATGAAAGTGCTTGACGCATCACAACCCGTCGTCATCTACTGCGACGGGGGCGATTGCGATGCTTCCAAGAACCTCGCCATCCTGCTCCAACAAGCGGGGTTCGCCAGGATCTACATCTTTGAAGCCGGCTTCCCGGATTGGAAGAAGCACGGCTTCCCGGTCGAGAGCACCAAACCATGAGCATCCTGAGCAAGCTGTTCCTGATGCTCTGCCGGTTCGCGGTCGCCGCGCTCTTCCTCTTTGCCGCGTACCAGAAACTCTTCGCGCCCGATTCAGGTCCGCAAAAGTTCGCTCTCGCAGTCCACAGCTTTAAAATCCTCCCCGACCACCTCGTCCTCCTCGCGACCGGTGTGATCCCCTGGCTCGAAGTCATCTGCGGCATTTTGCTCATCTGCGGCCTTTGGACCCGTGCCGCGGCAACGCTGCTCGCGCTCCTGCTCATCGGCTTCACTGCCGCCGTCATCTCCGTGCTGGCACGCGGGCTTCCCGTTTCGTGCGGCTGCTTCGGAAACCTCACCCTTCTCTGCTCGAAAGACGTGATGACCGGCTGCAAGGTCGCTGAAAACGCTTTGATCCTGCTCCCAACGCTGCTCGTCGCCGTCTTCGGCGGCGGCTTCCTCGATTCTGACCGCCCGATGAGGCGAATCCGCTTCGATCCACCGGCCTCCCAGCCGACCGCACCTCCTCCCGTGGCCTCGCCTTCCAAGGCCTGAACGCCTAACATCCTGACCCTACCGGGCGCCCTGAAGGCCTCCGGTGGATCATGTCGCCCGGACGGGAGCGTTCTCCTGAGACCCCGGGCCGAAGTCCACGACCAGGTCCACGACGGAGTGTTCCATGAGCAAGTTCGCCAAGTTCAGCGCCGGCCCCCAGCCCAAGCCCAAGATCACCAAGACGACCCCCAAGGGCAATATCTTCATCGACTACAAGGACATCGAGAACCTGCGCCGCACCATGTCGCCCAACGGCAAGATCTTCGCTCGCAAGCGCAATGGCACATCGGCCCAGGAGCAGCGCCTGCTCGCTCAGGCGATCAAGCGTGCCCGCTTTATGGCGCTCCTGCCGTACACCAGCGCGACGCTGTAAGTAAGCGATCATCTTTCCATTTGTCAGCCACCGGCCGATCCGATTGGATCGGCTTTTTCTTGCGCCCGCTCGCACGACATCCTCAACGCCCCCACCGCACCTCCCCACCTCCCCGCCTCCCCGCCTCCCCGCCTTCCCGCCTTCGTCGCGGCAACACCGATACCGTTTTCGATACTTTGATCTGCGATCCGAACTCTGAGATCTGAGATTTTTGACTTGGGACTTCGGGTTCCCGACATCTCCGGCATCCGACATCGATTCTCCCATGCCCCTCCGCGACTACTCCAGCCTCCTGACTTCCGCCCGCTCGTACCGCGCCGGTGACCGCGCCACCTCCATGCGAGCGTTCCTCGACCTCACCTGGTCCGCGTTCGGCGATGAGAATCCGTCGTCGGAGCGCAAGACGATTTCCTGGATCGGCTTCTACGAACGCGACCACCAAGATGCCGCCCAGATGATCCTCATCGACCGCCGTCCCAAGCCCGCATGCTCCCCGATCGGCCTGCACGGTCTCTGCGGCAAGGGCATGCTCGAATCCACTTCCTACATCGTCGATGATGTCCGCACACTCGGCGCGAACTACGTCGCCTGCGACCCGCGCGATCAGAGCGAACTCGTTGTGCCGCTGATCGACGAGAAAGGCGAGAGTTTCGGCGTGCTGGATGTTGACAGCTTCGCGATCACCGCGTTCGATGAGCACGATGCGGCACAAATGCAGCAACTGCTCCTTCACTTTGGCCTGACCGGCCGCTCCACGCCGCCCCGTATCATGCGAGCCTGATCGCCCGGCGATCTGCCGCATGCCCGACACCAACCCCTCACCTCGCACTCGCTCCCTGCTGGATCGTTTTCTCAGCGAGAATCGCAGCGTGGCAACGAGCCTCACCCTCGCGGCAGGCTTCGCGCTTCAGGCGCTTCTCTGCACCGCGCTCCTCCTCCTGGGTTATCGCGTCCTCGGTGCGGCGGGAGTCCCGTGGGCGATCATTTCCGCGATCATCGTGCTCCAGCCCGAGGTGAACGAATCGCTCCGGGCCGCGGTCGTTCGCATCCTCGCCAACATCGTCGGCGCGATGATCGGGATGATCGTCGGCGTCACGCTGGGAATGGGCGGGTGGCAAGTGATCCTCTCGCTTTCGCTCGTCATTCTCACCTGCGAATTGCTGCGCCTTGATCTCGGTCTGCGTTCGGCATGCATCGCCGTGATCATCATTCTCATGTTCGATGACGCATCCGTGGAACACTCGGCAATGGAGCGATGCATCGCGACAATCACGGGCTGTGCGCTCGCCGCGTCGGTCCAGATCGGCATGGAGCACGCCACGCGGCGACTGGGAATTCACGATCGGATTTTTCCCCGCAAGCCCCCCGCCGCGAAGTGACCGGAACTATCGCGAGCTCAGCTTCAACCCGACGACGCCGACCAGCACGAGCGCGAGCGATCCGAGCCGCAGCGCGCTCGTGGATTCCTTCAGAAACACGATTCCGAACAGCGCGATGAGCGCCATCCCCACACCCGCCCACATCGCGTACGCGAGGCCGATGTCGAGCTTCTTCGTTGCGAGCGCGAGGAATGCCGCGGAAAGGAGATACATCACTCCGAACGCGGCCGTCCACGGCAGCTTCGTGAGCCCTTCGGACTTCTTCATGGCGATCGCCCAGCCGACTTCGAAGATGATCGCGATGATGAGGTACAGCCAGTGCATAATGAAGTTTTCCGCAGCCTCGACGAATTAACCCGTG
The DNA window shown above is from Phycisphaeraceae bacterium and carries:
- a CDS encoding FUSC family protein, whose product is MATSLTLAAGFALQALLCTALLLLGYRVLGAAGVPWAIISAIIVLQPEVNESLRAAVVRILANIVGAMIGMIVGVTLGMGGWQVILSLSLVILTCELLRLDLGLRSACIAVIIILMFDDASVEHSAMERCIATITGCALAASVQIGMEHATRRLGIHDRIFPRKPPAAK
- a CDS encoding tRNA-dihydrouridine synthase; protein product: MIGVPIQLGPLRLASNLLLAPIAGYCDLAFRTIVREWSTHPAGVGAGVGLACTDLLSPQGLLRGTATSLDLAATNNFDKPVGMQLYGSDPEIMAQGARWAVEHGATLIDINMGCPVDKVTKKDGGSKLLTDLARAVAIAARVVKELEACSLSTDEWLRRLGNSSLQVPNAKCPVPLTCKIRLCWSDADYHAGNACSPHLARMLADVGVVGVTVHGRTTEMKFSGEVQLAGIARVVESVNGRIPIIGNGDVVEPEHATRMIRETGCAGVMIGRGALSTPWLFRDAWALQISGAIPEEPSKEEIIETVRRYLQLMVQTRGEHYAMVQIRRRMTWFAKRLHTIDERGRIVGVRPLKEAVRIAQSPQEVNDRLDEFLAGGLRSRMPASETADA
- a CDS encoding multidrug efflux SMR transporter; amino-acid sequence: MHWLYLIIAIIFEVGWAIAMKKSEGLTKLPWTAAFGVMYLLSAAFLALATKKLDIGLAYAMWAGVGMALIALFGIVFLKESTSALRLGSLALVLVGVVGLKLSSR
- the rpsR gene encoding 30S ribosomal protein S18, whose translation is MSKFAKFSAGPQPKPKITKTTPKGNIFIDYKDIENLRRTMSPNGKIFARKRNGTSAQEQRLLAQAIKRARFMALLPYTSATL
- a CDS encoding GAF domain-containing protein; this translates as MPLRDYSSLLTSARSYRAGDRATSMRAFLDLTWSAFGDENPSSERKTISWIGFYERDHQDAAQMILIDRRPKPACSPIGLHGLCGKGMLESTSYIVDDVRTLGANYVACDPRDQSELVVPLIDEKGESFGVLDVDSFAITAFDEHDAAQMQQLLLHFGLTGRSTPPRIMRA
- a CDS encoding DUF1573 domain-containing protein, giving the protein MPFNRIIVAVSGLSLACTAWAQPAATPQTAPSSESPAGDRLPPRPGQLPPAAPQPVGPCGRFTPDEKSFNFGKILSSNSVEHTFKFKNTGDANLIITSASGSCHCTVPQLSKMEYAPGETGEIRVIFDPKGKAAGPVTQRVTVVSNDPTAPTASLSIEADVQPIVTIEPRLVAFNQVAKGESRTVDLVVTGRIENFAVTDIKFDGQGEEITTEIGKAEPAEMNGEKFYRIPVKVIYPPAKKIERFNRNMIVTTNDSREKEIRIPVLGEVIGDIDTKPQRVTMGLVARSAEFSNTATIASRSNKPFKIKGIKQIDAPPGRNDPQLKFDIQPAKAGAGGDSNSYTIAISGEAPKDMYRGVIDFDVLTDVPGEEAVRMGVYVVVR
- a CDS encoding DoxX family membrane protein; the encoded protein is MSILSKLFLMLCRFAVAALFLFAAYQKLFAPDSGPQKFALAVHSFKILPDHLVLLATGVIPWLEVICGILLICGLWTRAAATLLALLLIGFTAAVISVLARGLPVSCGCFGNLTLLCSKDVMTGCKVAENALILLPTLLVAVFGGGFLDSDRPMRRIRFDPPASQPTAPPPVASPSKA
- a CDS encoding NADH-quinone oxidoreductase subunit H translates to MHIPEFLTSQLLISVLVLLVVFHVILGGAGMCIYLERKISAYIQDRIGPNRVGFDFGLPFLAFLKGMWGLGQFLADGLKLFLKEDYTPARADKMLFALAPALVVIPPLVTFAIIPWGGEWMAPALPVPFFGWLPSTTVLVAGANISVGLVYVFAAASLGVYGITLGGWAANNKYSFFGGLRATAQMISYEIPMGLSLLAVLLTVGSLIPEQIIRYQFQNGWLILSQPIAAALFYITALAEGNRAPFDNAECEQELVGGFHTEFSSMRFALYPLAEYAHLITGSALFAMIFLGGYHLPLGFLGRDHWFSPENTTTIGMIAKIAVFATKTFLLICFGMLIRWTIPRLRYDQVMTSAWQGAIPISLLVVIVTSVMVYFGQTSLLALLGANVVMFFVILIALPLMPRTASNVRIPLYGSRYSPMEGETVITGPTDPTAREDRPVQAAAGA
- a CDS encoding rhodanese-like domain-containing protein, whose translation is MITLLCRIFAIIGLGVTIGAADSWLRPAVISLKPNAIPVPARGTETSAPIKSAEEPISPRETAPSESDEMMIDAMRAKEMFDSGVVFLDARIESAYKEEHVAQAFWLNSKNFGTPAAADAMKVLDASQPVVIYCDGGDCDASKNLAILLQQAGFARIYIFEAGFPDWKKHGFPVESTKP